One stretch of Muribaculum intestinale DNA includes these proteins:
- a CDS encoding GH92 family glycosyl hydrolase: MKMSTLHLMPLALVLPACAGHNDASQNQDLTQYVNTLIGTDFTGNTYPGAQMPFGMVQLSPDNGIPGWDRIAGYFYPDSTIAGFSHTHLSGTGAGDLYDISFLPVMLPVRESDAPLGVHSRFSHDDETANAGYYQVRLTDYDINVELTATERCGIQRYTFPKGDGAVILNLAKAMNWDATQDSHISVVDSVTIEGYRFSDGWARDQRLWFRSRFSQPWDSLRIDRTPIIKDGKTIGNGDVAWFYFSTEAGEQISVSTSLSCTGAEGAALNLTTEVPDDNFDKYRENARKTWNSALSKITVDGGDDDKVKFYTALYHSMLAPTIYGDVDGAYRGPDKANHQAEGWTNYGTFSLWDTFRASHPLMTYLQPVRAHDFVKSLVEFGEQNGRLPVWNFQGSETDMMIGYHAVPVIVDAYMKGLIDNDYAEKALDACIATANLDSYRQIGDYKRLGYVPSPGHIEGEENWSLSKTLEYAFDDYCIALMAENMGRKDVADEFYRRSGNYVNVYNPATSFMQPRDSKGDFLDGFNPDDYTEDICESNGWQYFWSVQHDIDGLIDLVGGKDRFKEKLDSMMTYNPSPNDSLPIFSTGMIGQYAHGNEPSHHVVYLYNNVGRPDLTQKYASEIMEQLYNTTPAGLCGNEDCGQMSAWFVFSAMGFYPVNPVNGIYELGTPLFKKMQLHLDNGKIFTVNAPDVSKENIYIRSIKIDGKPYDKTFITHEQIMSGATVDMEMSATPASFPDNE; the protein is encoded by the coding sequence ATGAAAATGTCTACTTTGCATCTAATGCCTCTGGCACTCGTTTTGCCGGCCTGTGCAGGACATAATGATGCCAGTCAGAATCAAGATTTGACACAATATGTCAATACTCTTATCGGCACCGACTTCACCGGAAATACTTATCCCGGCGCTCAAATGCCATTTGGAATGGTTCAGCTAAGTCCTGACAACGGTATACCCGGGTGGGATCGTATTGCCGGATATTTCTATCCCGACTCGACCATCGCAGGATTCAGCCACACCCATCTGTCAGGTACCGGCGCAGGCGACTTATATGATATCTCATTCCTGCCTGTTATGCTTCCGGTGCGTGAGTCCGATGCACCGCTCGGCGTACACTCCCGTTTCTCTCACGACGATGAGACTGCCAACGCAGGTTATTATCAGGTGCGCCTTACCGATTACGACATCAATGTAGAACTTACCGCAACCGAGCGTTGTGGCATACAGCGCTATACATTCCCTAAAGGCGATGGCGCCGTAATACTGAATCTTGCCAAAGCAATGAACTGGGACGCTACACAAGACAGTCATATTTCTGTTGTTGACTCGGTAACAATCGAAGGATACCGGTTCTCTGACGGATGGGCCCGCGACCAACGGCTATGGTTCCGGTCCAGATTCTCACAGCCGTGGGATTCTCTGCGCATAGACCGCACTCCGATTATAAAAGACGGGAAAACGATAGGCAACGGCGATGTGGCATGGTTCTATTTTTCGACCGAAGCCGGGGAGCAGATTTCCGTCAGCACCTCCTTGTCATGTACAGGAGCAGAAGGAGCGGCACTCAATCTTACCACAGAGGTCCCTGATGACAATTTTGACAAATATCGCGAAAACGCCCGTAAGACATGGAACTCAGCTTTGTCAAAAATCACCGTTGACGGAGGCGATGATGACAAAGTAAAATTCTATACCGCTCTTTACCACTCAATGCTCGCTCCTACTATCTACGGCGATGTCGATGGTGCATATCGTGGTCCCGACAAAGCCAACCATCAGGCTGAGGGATGGACTAACTACGGCACTTTCTCACTGTGGGATACTTTCAGGGCGTCACATCCTCTGATGACTTATCTACAGCCGGTTCGCGCTCATGATTTTGTAAAATCACTTGTAGAATTCGGTGAACAGAACGGACGCCTGCCTGTATGGAACTTCCAGGGTTCGGAGACTGATATGATGATTGGATATCATGCAGTTCCTGTGATAGTCGACGCATATATGAAAGGACTTATCGATAATGACTACGCAGAAAAAGCTCTTGACGCATGCATTGCCACTGCCAATCTTGATTCATACCGACAGATAGGCGACTATAAGCGCCTTGGCTATGTGCCTAGCCCCGGCCATATCGAAGGAGAAGAGAATTGGTCGCTTTCGAAAACACTTGAATATGCATTCGATGATTACTGTATAGCTCTTATGGCTGAAAATATGGGGCGTAAGGATGTCGCTGACGAATTCTACCGACGATCCGGCAATTATGTAAACGTATATAATCCTGCGACATCTTTCATGCAGCCTCGCGACTCTAAAGGAGATTTTCTTGACGGTTTCAACCCCGATGACTATACTGAAGATATCTGTGAGAGCAATGGATGGCAGTATTTCTGGTCGGTACAACATGATATTGACGGACTCATTGACCTTGTCGGAGGGAAAGACCGCTTTAAAGAAAAACTCGACAGCATGATGACCTACAATCCTTCGCCCAATGACTCACTCCCGATATTCAGCACCGGAATGATAGGCCAATATGCTCATGGAAATGAACCAAGCCATCATGTAGTGTATCTGTACAACAATGTCGGACGCCCCGATTTAACCCAGAAATATGCTTCTGAAATAATGGAGCAGCTTTACAATACGACACCTGCAGGTCTATGCGGCAATGAGGATTGCGGACAGATGTCGGCCTGGTTTGTATTCTCGGCAATGGGCTTCTATCCGGTCAATCCCGTAAATGGAATATATGAGTTGGGAACTCCGCTATTTAAAAAGATGCAGCTGCATCTTGACAACGGCAAAATATTTACCGTCAATGCTCCTGATGTCAGCAAAGAAAACATATATATCCGCTCGATAAAAATCGATGGTAAGCCTTATGACAAGACTTTCATCACTCACGAGCAGATAATGTCGGGAGCTACTGTAGACATGGAGATGTCAGCTACTCCGGCGTCATTCCCCGACAATGAATAA
- a CDS encoding GH92 family glycosyl hydrolase, which translates to MAATIACTATANDDLTQYVNTLMGTQSSFELSTGNTYPAVAMPWGMNFWTPQTGKMGDGWAYTYDAHKIRGIKQTHQPSPWINDYGQFSMMATVGTPVFDEEKRASWFSHKGETAMPHYYKVYLADHDVVAEVTPTERAAMFRFTFPATDSANVIIDAFDRGSAINIDASKHRVTGYTTRNSGGVPDNFRNYFVVEFDRPFEYFYTVTDSVLSKGATSAEGNHTGAIVGFKTSKGEIVNARVASSFISPEQALLNLNELGNDSFDILVAKGKDRWNTELGKIRVEDGKETDMRTFYSCLYRCLLFPRKFYELDASGKPVHYSPHTGEVKDGYMYTDTGLWDTFRALFPLLNLFYPEVNSEIQEGMLNHYRESGFFPEWASPGHRDCMVGNNSASVLADAYLNGVKVSDTATLWEGIVKGTENVHPTVSSSGRRGHEYYNWLGYVPYDVEINENVARTLEYAYDDWCIYELAKALGRPKKEQQLYAKRAMNYRNVFDKESNLMRGRNADGTFQSPFSPLKWGDAFTEGNSWHYTWSVFHDVDGLIGLMGGRKKFVEMLDSVFNVAPLYDDSYYGFPIHEIREMTVMNMGNYAHGNQPIQHMIYLYNYAGEPWKAEKRLREVMNRMYTPTPDGYCGDEDNGQTSAWYVFSALGFYPVTPGTGEYVLGTPLFGKATLTMPGGKKTVIESSPEEWYVDSVVLNGKPYSPTFLHHDDLQNGATIKIKKSATPNTTRGTSPSDAPYSFSRNEAKAAGIK; encoded by the coding sequence ATGGCCGCCACTATTGCTTGTACAGCAACGGCCAATGACGACCTCACTCAGTATGTCAATACGCTGATGGGCACACAGTCGAGCTTTGAACTCTCGACAGGAAATACATATCCGGCAGTAGCTATGCCTTGGGGCATGAACTTCTGGACACCCCAGACAGGCAAGATGGGAGATGGATGGGCATACACATATGACGCGCATAAAATCCGCGGTATAAAGCAGACCCATCAGCCAAGTCCGTGGATTAACGATTATGGTCAGTTCTCCATGATGGCTACAGTCGGGACTCCTGTGTTTGACGAAGAAAAGCGTGCAAGCTGGTTCTCACATAAAGGAGAAACAGCTATGCCACATTATTATAAGGTATATCTGGCCGACCACGATGTGGTGGCTGAAGTCACACCGACTGAGCGTGCTGCAATGTTCCGGTTCACATTTCCTGCCACGGACAGTGCAAATGTGATTATTGATGCCTTTGACCGCGGCTCAGCAATAAATATAGATGCGTCGAAACACCGTGTCACAGGATATACGACACGCAATAGCGGAGGTGTACCTGATAATTTCCGCAACTATTTCGTTGTTGAGTTCGACCGGCCTTTTGAATATTTCTACACTGTGACCGACAGTGTGCTTTCAAAAGGGGCAACAAGCGCCGAAGGCAATCACACCGGTGCTATAGTTGGCTTCAAGACTTCCAAAGGCGAGATTGTGAATGCCCGTGTGGCGTCATCATTCATATCGCCCGAACAAGCATTACTTAACCTCAATGAACTTGGGAACGACAGTTTCGATATACTTGTAGCCAAAGGCAAAGACAGATGGAACACTGAACTCGGCAAAATCCGTGTCGAGGACGGAAAGGAAACTGACATGCGCACATTCTACTCGTGTCTTTACCGTTGCCTCCTGTTCCCACGCAAATTTTACGAACTCGATGCTTCAGGCAAGCCCGTTCATTACAGCCCTCATACCGGCGAGGTAAAGGATGGATACATGTATACCGACACCGGACTCTGGGATACATTCCGTGCGCTATTCCCCTTATTGAATCTTTTCTATCCCGAGGTCAACTCAGAAATCCAGGAAGGAATGCTCAACCATTATCGCGAAAGCGGCTTCTTCCCCGAATGGGCAAGTCCCGGTCACCGCGACTGCATGGTCGGCAATAATTCGGCATCCGTGCTGGCCGATGCCTATCTCAACGGAGTGAAAGTCAGCGACACAGCCACTTTGTGGGAAGGTATTGTGAAAGGCACCGAGAATGTACATCCTACAGTATCGTCAAGCGGTCGCCGCGGCCACGAGTATTACAACTGGCTTGGATATGTTCCATACGATGTTGAAATCAACGAAAACGTTGCCCGCACACTTGAATATGCTTATGACGACTGGTGTATATATGAACTTGCAAAAGCTCTCGGCCGACCGAAAAAAGAGCAGCAACTTTATGCCAAGCGTGCCATGAACTACCGCAATGTTTTCGACAAAGAAAGCAATCTTATGCGTGGCCGCAATGCCGACGGCACATTCCAAAGCCCATTCTCCCCTCTCAAGTGGGGCGACGCTTTCACAGAAGGCAACAGCTGGCACTACACCTGGTCGGTATTCCACGATGTGGACGGCCTGATAGGTCTGATGGGAGGACGTAAGAAATTCGTGGAAATGCTCGACTCTGTATTCAACGTGGCTCCCCTATATGATGACAGCTATTATGGATTCCCGATTCATGAGATTCGCGAGATGACAGTCATGAACATGGGCAATTATGCCCACGGCAACCAGCCTATCCAGCATATGATTTACCTATATAACTACGCCGGTGAGCCATGGAAAGCTGAAAAACGCCTGCGTGAGGTAATGAACCGCATGTATACCCCCACTCCCGACGGCTACTGCGGCGACGAGGATAATGGCCAGACATCCGCATGGTACGTATTTTCAGCCCTCGGTTTCTACCCCGTAACTCCCGGTACCGGAGAGTATGTGCTCGGCACTCCCCTATTCGGCAAAGCCACCCTCACAATGCCCGGTGGCAAAAAGACTGTAATTGAATCCTCGCCTGAAGAATGGTATGTTGACTCTGTGGTACTAAACGGCAAGCCATATTCCCCGACTTTCCTGCACCATGACGACCTGCAGAATGGCGCCACTATCAAGATTAAGAAGTCGGCTACTCCCAATACCACAAGAGGTACTTCTCCCTCAGATGCCCCCTACTCTTTCTCTCGTAACGAAGCCAAAGCCGCAGGAATAAAATAA
- a CDS encoding acyl-CoA dehydrogenase family protein, translating into MANFYNDNPALKHHLTHPLMGKIVALKERNFTEADKFDYAPFNFDDAMDSYDKVLDIVGEITGNIIAPNAEAVDHQGPQVIDGRVKYADATAENLDACRKAGLMGMAMPRRFGGLNFPITPYIMAADIVSRADAGFENLWGLQDCAETIYEFADEDQKSRFISRVCEGETMSMDLTEPDAGSDLQSVMLKATEQPDGTWRLNGVKRFITNGDSDIHLVLARSEDGTKDGRGLSMFIYDKRDGGVTVRRIENKMGIKGSPTCELVYRNAKAELCGSRKLGLIKYVMALMNGARLGIAAQSVGISEAAYREALSYARDRKQFGKAIIEFPAVYEILSVMKAKLEASRSLLYECSRFVDIYKIYDDIAKERPLTPEERKEAKYYSKFADACTPLVKGLGSEYANQNAYDAIQIHGGSGFMKDYACERIYRDARITSIYEGTTQLQVVAAIRHVTTGTYLNLIRTYEAQEIGHTYKPLRDELARLTATYEKCVKKVTEANDPAYLDFMARRLVEMAGNIIMSHLLILDASRNADLFDASARVYFNLAQAEVNKHADFINRFNPAETTLYKQA; encoded by the coding sequence ATGGCAAATTTTTATAACGACAATCCCGCTCTTAAGCATCACCTTACCCATCCTCTTATGGGTAAGATTGTCGCCCTCAAAGAACGCAATTTTACCGAAGCTGACAAGTTTGATTATGCTCCGTTCAACTTCGATGATGCTATGGACTCCTACGATAAGGTACTTGATATCGTAGGTGAGATTACAGGCAATATCATAGCCCCTAATGCCGAGGCTGTAGATCATCAGGGGCCTCAGGTAATTGATGGACGTGTGAAGTATGCCGACGCCACTGCGGAGAACCTTGATGCCTGCCGCAAGGCCGGTCTTATGGGTATGGCTATGCCTCGCCGATTCGGTGGTCTCAACTTTCCGATTACACCCTATATCATGGCTGCTGATATTGTCAGCCGTGCGGATGCCGGATTTGAGAACCTGTGGGGACTTCAGGACTGTGCTGAAACAATCTATGAATTTGCCGATGAAGACCAGAAGAGCCGCTTCATTAGCCGTGTATGTGAGGGTGAGACCATGTCGATGGACCTTACCGAGCCTGACGCAGGTTCCGATCTCCAGTCTGTAATGCTCAAAGCCACTGAACAGCCCGACGGCACATGGCGTCTGAATGGTGTTAAGCGATTTATCACCAATGGTGACAGTGATATCCATCTGGTGCTTGCACGCTCTGAGGATGGAACAAAGGATGGCCGCGGCCTGTCAATGTTCATTTACGATAAGCGCGACGGTGGAGTAACCGTACGCCGTATCGAAAATAAAATGGGCATCAAGGGTTCTCCCACCTGCGAGCTTGTTTACCGCAATGCAAAGGCTGAACTCTGCGGTTCGCGCAAACTTGGTCTAATCAAGTATGTGATGGCTCTTATGAACGGCGCCCGTCTCGGTATCGCCGCGCAGTCTGTCGGCATTTCAGAGGCGGCTTATCGTGAAGCCCTTTCTTATGCCCGCGACCGCAAGCAGTTTGGCAAGGCTATCATCGAATTCCCGGCAGTATACGAAATCCTTTCGGTAATGAAGGCCAAACTCGAGGCTTCTCGCTCTCTTCTTTATGAGTGCTCTCGTTTTGTCGATATCTATAAGATTTACGATGATATCGCCAAAGAACGTCCTCTCACTCCGGAAGAACGCAAGGAGGCAAAATACTACAGCAAGTTTGCCGACGCATGCACACCCCTTGTCAAAGGTCTTGGCAGTGAGTACGCCAATCAGAATGCATATGACGCTATCCAGATTCACGGTGGATCCGGCTTCATGAAGGATTATGCATGCGAGCGTATATATCGCGACGCACGCATCACATCAATTTACGAGGGCACCACACAGCTCCAGGTTGTTGCCGCTATCCGCCACGTGACAACCGGTACTTACCTCAACCTCATCCGTACATATGAGGCACAGGAAATCGGACACACCTATAAGCCGTTGCGCGACGAACTCGCCCGACTTACCGCTACTTACGAGAAGTGTGTGAAGAAGGTGACCGAAGCCAATGACCCCGCATATCTCGATTTCATGGCTCGCCGTCTTGTAGAGATGGCCGGTAACATCATAATGAGCCACTTGCTCATACTTGATGCGTCTCGCAATGCTGATCTGTTTGATGCCAGCGCACGTGTTTACTTCAATCTTGCCCAAGCTGAAGTAAACAAGCATGCCGACTTCATCAACCGTTTCAATCCTGCCGAAACAACACTGTACAAGCAGGCATAA
- a CDS encoding electron transfer flavoprotein subunit alpha/FixB family protein, whose product MNDNNNLIVYCEYEHGKVADVSLELLTKGRVLADKLGVKLEALVIGDKLNGIEDSLFPYGVDVVYKVEDARLYPYTSNPHAAVLINLFKEIKPQICLMGATCIGRDLGPRVSSCLHSGLTADCTSLEIGDHTDPKTGKSYTDLLYQIRPAFGGNIVATIVNPDHRPQMATVREGVMKKEIKDSAYKGVVVDLEADKYVKPEDFVVEIIDRHIEKSKINIKNSPIIVCGGYGMGSKEGFDMLYDLAATLGAEVGASRAAVDAGFAEHDRQIGQTGVTVRPKLYIACGISGQIQHIAGMQESSIIISVNNDPNAPINTIADYVITGNVEDVVPKLIKYYKKNSK is encoded by the coding sequence ATGAACGACAACAACAATCTCATAGTATATTGCGAGTATGAGCATGGCAAAGTAGCCGATGTGAGCCTTGAACTTCTCACCAAGGGCCGCGTGCTCGCCGACAAACTTGGCGTTAAACTTGAAGCATTGGTAATAGGCGATAAACTCAACGGTATCGAGGATTCGCTCTTCCCCTATGGCGTGGATGTGGTTTATAAGGTAGAGGACGCTCGTCTCTATCCATATACCTCCAACCCCCACGCAGCAGTGCTTATCAATCTTTTCAAGGAGATTAAGCCCCAGATTTGCCTTATGGGAGCCACATGTATTGGTCGTGACCTTGGCCCACGTGTCAGCTCATGTCTCCACAGTGGTCTCACCGCCGACTGTACTTCGCTTGAAATCGGCGACCATACCGATCCCAAAACCGGTAAAAGCTACACCGACCTCCTTTACCAGATTCGTCCTGCATTCGGCGGCAATATTGTGGCCACTATCGTCAATCCCGATCATCGCCCCCAGATGGCTACCGTACGCGAGGGTGTGATGAAGAAGGAGATAAAGGATTCCGCATACAAGGGTGTAGTAGTAGACCTTGAAGCTGACAAGTATGTTAAGCCAGAGGATTTTGTGGTAGAAATAATCGACCGACATATCGAGAAATCGAAAATAAATATCAAAAACTCTCCGATAATTGTGTGCGGCGGTTATGGCATGGGGTCCAAAGAAGGCTTCGACATGCTCTATGATCTTGCTGCCACTCTTGGCGCCGAAGTAGGCGCTTCGCGCGCCGCGGTTGATGCCGGATTTGCCGAACACGACCGTCAGATTGGCCAGACAGGCGTTACCGTACGTCCCAAGCTGTATATCGCCTGCGGTATTTCCGGACAGATTCAGCACATTGCCGGCATGCAGGAAAGCTCTATTATCATTTCGGTCAATAATGACCCCAACGCACCTATCAATACCATCGCCGATTATGTAATCACCGGCAATGTGGAGGATGTCGTGCCCAAACTCATTAAATATTACAAGAAAAATTCGAAGTAA
- a CDS encoding electron transfer flavoprotein subunit beta/FixA family protein, with product MSLNIIVLAKQVPDTRNVGKDAMKADGTINRAALPAIFNPEDLNALEQALRLKDANPGSTVTLLTMGLPRAAEIIREAIYRGADTGIVLTDRTLGGADTLATSYSLAQAVKKFGNYDIILGGRQAIDGDTAQVGPQIAEKLGIPQVTYAEEILDLKDGKVTVKRRIEGGVETVVAPLPCVVTVNGSAAECRPRNAKRVQKYKYAVSPSEKGNLSPEIQALVDARPYLNLQEWSAAYVDADPSQIGLAGSPTKVKAIENVVFTAKESRTLTDDDTQIEDLIKELIVNHTIG from the coding sequence ATGAGTCTTAACATCATCGTGCTCGCCAAGCAGGTGCCTGACACCCGCAATGTGGGCAAAGATGCCATGAAGGCCGACGGTACCATCAACCGTGCCGCCCTTCCTGCAATCTTCAACCCGGAGGACTTGAATGCTCTTGAGCAGGCGCTCCGCCTCAAGGATGCCAATCCGGGATCTACGGTGACCCTTCTTACAATGGGTCTGCCACGTGCTGCTGAAATTATCCGTGAAGCCATCTATCGCGGTGCCGATACCGGTATAGTCCTTACCGACCGTACACTTGGCGGTGCTGATACACTTGCCACATCGTACTCACTGGCCCAGGCTGTAAAGAAGTTTGGCAACTATGATATAATTCTCGGAGGCCGTCAGGCTATCGATGGCGATACCGCACAGGTTGGCCCCCAGATTGCCGAGAAACTTGGCATTCCCCAGGTGACATATGCTGAAGAAATTCTTGACCTCAAGGATGGCAAGGTGACAGTGAAGCGCCGCATAGAAGGCGGGGTGGAGACTGTAGTGGCACCACTGCCATGTGTAGTTACTGTCAACGGCTCGGCTGCTGAGTGCCGTCCCCGCAATGCAAAGCGTGTACAGAAATATAAATATGCCGTATCTCCGTCAGAGAAGGGAAACCTTTCTCCTGAAATACAGGCACTTGTTGATGCACGCCCGTATCTTAACCTACAGGAGTGGAGTGCGGCATATGTAGATGCCGATCCCTCACAGATAGGCCTGGCCGGATCTCCGACAAAAGTGAAAGCCATTGAAAATGTAGTATTTACAGCCAAGGAGAGCCGTACTCTCACAGATGATGACACTCAGATAGAGGATCTCATCAAAGAGCTTATCGTCAACCATACTATCGGCTAA
- a CDS encoding amidophosphoribosyltransferase encodes MGGFFGVAKRTECINELFYGVDYNSHMGTKRAGIATCNNGVFTRSIHNIENSYFRSKFEGDLKDFTGNVGVGVISDTDAQPIIVNCHLGKFAIVTVGRINNIAELEKELLAKGHHFCEHSYDIINPTEMVAALICEGKDYVSGIENVYKRLKGSCSMLLLTEDSIIAARDRLGRTPIIVGKKEGSHALTSETCAFPNLGYEVCYNLGPAEIVEVKADGFHQLKAPGEEMQVCAFLWTYYGYPVCEYEGRNVDEMRYEAGMEMGRNDDQEVDFVSAVPDSGIGMALGYAEGKGVPYRRGIVKYTPTWPRSFTPSTQERRELVARMKLIPNGALLYNKRAIFCDDSIVRGTQLRDNVKDLFDCGAKEVHVRISCPPLIYPCKFINFTASKSDMELITRRVIKDLEGDADKDLDKYATTGSPQYEAMVEKIREQLGLTSLKFSSVETVVKAIGLPKCKVCTHCFDGTSYE; translated from the coding sequence ATGGGTGGCTTTTTCGGCGTTGCAAAACGCACAGAATGCATCAACGAGCTATTTTACGGAGTTGACTACAACTCCCACATGGGTACAAAGCGCGCAGGTATCGCAACATGCAACAACGGCGTCTTTACCCGCTCGATACACAATATCGAGAACAGTTATTTCCGTTCGAAGTTTGAGGGAGACCTCAAGGACTTTACCGGGAATGTCGGTGTCGGTGTCATAAGTGACACCGATGCCCAACCAATTATCGTGAACTGCCATCTTGGCAAATTTGCGATAGTGACAGTAGGACGTATAAATAATATCGCCGAGCTGGAGAAGGAACTGCTGGCCAAGGGTCATCACTTCTGTGAACACTCCTACGACATTATCAATCCTACAGAGATGGTTGCTGCGCTTATATGCGAGGGGAAAGACTATGTGAGCGGTATTGAGAATGTGTATAAACGGCTCAAGGGCTCATGCTCGATGCTTCTCCTGACAGAGGACAGTATTATTGCCGCACGTGACCGTCTCGGACGCACACCAATTATAGTAGGGAAGAAGGAGGGTTCTCATGCGCTTACGAGTGAGACATGTGCTTTCCCAAATCTTGGGTATGAGGTGTGCTACAATCTCGGTCCGGCCGAGATTGTAGAAGTCAAGGCTGACGGTTTCCATCAGCTTAAGGCTCCCGGAGAGGAGATGCAGGTATGTGCTTTCCTTTGGACATATTATGGATATCCCGTATGTGAATATGAGGGACGCAATGTCGATGAAATGCGTTATGAGGCCGGGATGGAAATGGGTCGCAATGATGACCAGGAGGTCGACTTTGTGAGCGCGGTTCCGGATTCAGGTATAGGCATGGCTCTTGGATATGCTGAAGGTAAAGGCGTGCCTTATCGCCGGGGGATAGTAAAGTATACTCCGACATGGCCACGCAGCTTCACCCCTTCAACTCAGGAGCGCCGTGAGCTCGTTGCCAGAATGAAACTTATACCTAATGGCGCATTACTTTACAACAAACGTGCGATATTCTGCGATGACTCTATCGTAAGAGGAACACAGCTACGCGACAATGTGAAGGATTTGTTTGACTGTGGTGCCAAGGAGGTACACGTACGAATAAGTTGCCCGCCGCTCATATATCCGTGTAAGTTTATCAATTTCACCGCATCCAAGAGCGATATGGAGCTGATAACCCGTCGCGTCATTAAAGACCTGGAGGGCGATGCCGATAAGGATCTGGATAAATACGCTACTACCGGCTCGCCACAATATGAGGCCATGGTAGAGAAAATCCGTGAGCAACTCGGGCTTACATCGCTTAAGTTCAGTTCCGTAGAGACTGTGGTCAAGGCTATCGGGTTGCCCAAATGCAAGGTCTGTACCCATTGCTTCGACGGCACCAGCTACGAGTGA